Genomic DNA from Psychrilyobacter piezotolerans:
TTCTAAGGGAAATTTTATCGCTTCAGGGAAAAAAAATCCAAGAGATGGGGGGATTATTATTTCAAATTTAGAAGATAAAGCAGAATTGGAAGCAATTTTAGACAGAGATCCATTTAAAATTAATGACATTGCTATTTTTAATATAATAGAATTTTTGCCTACTAGAGTTGGAAAAGGTTATGAAAATTTATTAAAATAAGATGACAAAAAGGGATATTTTAAAATATCCCTTTTAATCTATTCTTTATTTTCTCACGATCGGCGAAGAGTTCAGATCAAAAGGATTGGTTCTACAGGCAAGGGAAAATAAAAAAGGATAACTTTCTCTTAAATGATCTATATAGCTGATCCATTGATTTTTTAGTTCTCCATAAACTCTGTTCATGTCTCCTGTCAGATGCCTGTAATCTTCTTCAGGAAGACCTACAAGAGTATCCCTATACTTCAGCTCTTCAGCAAGATGGAATACAGCCCACAAAAGATCTGTAAAACTTTCATGCTCCAGTAAATTATTATTTTCAAGGAGTCTTAATAAAAAATCTTTTTTATTTTCCAAAAGTAGTTTTAATTTCCCCCAATTAACCTCTTCAACATTCAATTGACTTTTATGTTCCTTTAAAACTGCACACATATTTTGAAATTCTTCCTCCGAAGGATGATCTGTTATTTTAAATTTAGATTGTGACCTTATTATCTCCCCATCCATATTTGCAATAATATTTAGAAGTTCAGTACCTATCTCACTGTAAAAAGTCCCTATAACCATATTTAATTTTTCCATACGTTCCTTTTTTTCCCTGTTA
This window encodes:
- a CDS encoding YciI family protein — encoded protein: MFIINITYKVDLTEVESHLEKHIEYIKEEFSKGNFIASGKKNPRDGGIIISNLEDKAELEAILDRDPFKINDIAIFNIIEFLPTRVGKGYENLLK